The following coding sequences are from one Pseudonocardia sp. HH130630-07 window:
- a CDS encoding DsbA family protein yields the protein MSRLDPPVGPYDHVLGAPGAELTLVEYGDYECPYCRDAAPVIDEVRARLGERLRFVFRHFPLHEVHPHAIAAALAAEMAAREGRFWEMHAALFAPGPPRLGQDDLRAHARTAGARPDQVIWPATRAVEDRIEAGFNAAVRGGVRGTPTLYVNGERYRGEVTVDALAAALEPADAR from the coding sequence GTGAGCCGGCTCGACCCGCCCGTCGGCCCGTACGACCACGTCCTGGGGGCACCGGGTGCGGAGCTCACCCTCGTCGAGTACGGCGACTACGAGTGCCCGTACTGCCGCGACGCCGCCCCCGTGATCGACGAGGTCCGGGCCCGTCTGGGTGAACGGCTGCGGTTCGTCTTCCGGCACTTCCCGCTGCACGAGGTGCATCCGCACGCCATCGCGGCGGCGCTGGCCGCGGAGATGGCCGCGCGCGAGGGCCGGTTCTGGGAGATGCACGCCGCGCTGTTCGCACCGGGGCCGCCCCGGCTGGGCCAGGACGACCTGCGCGCCCACGCGCGGACCGCCGGGGCGCGGCCCGACCAGGTCATCTGGCCGGCCACCCGGGCCGTCGAGGACCGGATCGAGGCCGGGTTCAACGCCGCCGTCCGGGGCGGGGTGCGCGGCACCCCGACGCTGTACGTCAACGGCGAGCGCTACCGCGGGGAGGTCACCGTGGACGCGCTGGCCGCGGCGCTGGAGCCGGCGGACGCCCGGTAG
- a CDS encoding flavin-containing monooxygenase, with the protein MHAPSVVIVGAGFGGIAAAIELRAHGIRDVSILDAAPGLGGTWLHNTYPGAACDVPSHLYSFSFAQRTGWSRLCSPQPEILAYLQEVATRFGVADLVETGTRVTAADRPRADGPWTLTTEDGRTRTADVLIVATGQLNTPVVPSLPGVDSFAGHAFHSARWDHDHDLRGRRVAVIGTGASAVQFVPAIAPGTGHLTVFQRSGNWFLPRRNRRFPAWWRAAIRRVPGLQRLRRRFVTEYCESLTLMIRHPSTWGRIGRLYATVFMRMQLRDPEVRRRAWPDYTFGCKRILFSSHWLPALQRPNVSLETERISEIVPEGVRTADGRVHEADTIIWGTGFATTDFMFPMEITGPGGRSLRAEWADGAHAYLGMTVPGFPSLFVLYGPNTNTSGGSIVRYLEHQARYVREALQEAARRGSSGVEVRAEVERSYDEATQARFAGTAWLRCDSWYRDDSGRIVTNWPGYMRDYEARTARVEPADYVFHGSPQR; encoded by the coding sequence ATGCACGCACCGAGCGTTGTCATCGTCGGCGCCGGCTTCGGCGGGATCGCGGCCGCGATCGAGCTGCGGGCCCACGGCATCCGGGACGTGTCGATCCTCGACGCCGCCCCGGGCCTCGGCGGCACCTGGCTGCACAACACCTATCCCGGTGCCGCGTGCGACGTGCCCAGCCACCTGTACTCGTTCTCCTTCGCCCAGCGCACCGGCTGGTCCCGGCTGTGCTCCCCGCAGCCGGAGATCCTCGCCTACCTGCAGGAGGTGGCGACCCGGTTCGGCGTCGCGGACCTCGTCGAGACCGGGACCCGGGTCACCGCGGCGGACCGGCCGCGGGCCGACGGGCCGTGGACGCTCACCACCGAGGACGGCCGCACCCGCACCGCGGACGTCCTGATCGTGGCCACCGGGCAGCTGAACACGCCGGTCGTCCCGTCCCTGCCCGGGGTGGACTCGTTCGCCGGGCACGCGTTCCACTCGGCGCGCTGGGACCACGACCACGACCTGCGGGGCCGCCGGGTCGCCGTGATCGGGACCGGCGCGAGCGCGGTGCAGTTCGTCCCCGCGATCGCGCCGGGGACCGGGCACCTGACCGTCTTCCAGCGCTCCGGCAACTGGTTCCTGCCGCGCCGCAACCGGCGGTTCCCGGCCTGGTGGCGGGCGGCGATCCGGCGGGTCCCCGGCCTGCAGCGGCTGCGGCGCCGGTTCGTCACGGAGTACTGCGAGTCGCTGACCCTGATGATCCGCCACCCCTCGACCTGGGGCCGGATCGGCCGGCTCTACGCCACGGTGTTCATGCGGATGCAGCTGCGCGACCCGGAGGTCCGGCGCCGGGCGTGGCCGGACTACACCTTCGGCTGCAAGCGGATCCTGTTCAGCTCGCACTGGCTGCCCGCGCTGCAGCGCCCCAACGTGTCGCTGGAGACCGAGCGGATCTCCGAGATCGTCCCGGAGGGGGTGCGCACCGCCGACGGCCGGGTGCACGAGGCCGACACGATCATCTGGGGCACCGGCTTCGCGACCACCGACTTCATGTTCCCGATGGAGATCACCGGTCCCGGCGGGCGGTCGCTGCGCGCGGAGTGGGCCGACGGTGCGCACGCCTACCTGGGGATGACGGTGCCGGGGTTCCCGTCGCTGTTCGTCCTCTACGGACCGAACACGAACACCTCCGGCGGGTCGATCGTGCGCTACCTGGAGCACCAGGCCCGGTACGTGCGCGAGGCGCTGCAGGAGGCGGCGCGGCGCGGGTCGAGCGGGGTGGAGGTGCGGGCCGAGGTCGAGCGGTCCTACGACGAGGCGACCCAGGCCCGGTTCGCCGGGACGGCCTGGCTGCGCTGCGACTCGTGGTACCGGGACGACTCGGGCCGGATCGTGACGAACTGGCCCGGCTACATGCGCGACTACGAGGCCCGCACCGCGCGGGTGGAACCGGCCGACTACGTGTTCCACGGGTCCCCGCAGCGCTGA
- a CDS encoding MerR family transcriptional regulator, translated as MKVGELARATGLTVRTLHHWEERGLVVPSARTHSGHRVYDDGDVRRVYQVVALRELGLPLDAVGELLASGSFAAVLTAHLQQVDDRLAALRSLRSTLSGVVDRLREAPDPTPSDVLMMIDEVSRVNDTFAQYFTPDQVAALQAARADGETTAAQWPDVIAGIRAEMAAGTDPADPRVQALAARWAELLAGFHRGEPELREQLFRMRAENATEVVAAGGPDQAMIDYVERARGSGRPTLDRS; from the coding sequence GTGAAGGTCGGCGAGCTCGCGAGGGCGACCGGACTGACGGTGCGCACGCTGCACCACTGGGAGGAGCGGGGCCTGGTCGTGCCCTCGGCACGTACCCACTCGGGCCACCGCGTCTACGACGACGGCGACGTCCGCCGCGTCTACCAGGTGGTCGCCCTGCGGGAGCTCGGACTCCCGCTCGACGCGGTCGGCGAGCTGCTCGCGAGCGGCTCGTTCGCCGCCGTCCTCACCGCCCACCTGCAGCAGGTCGACGACCGGCTGGCCGCGTTGCGCTCGCTGCGCAGCACGCTGTCCGGCGTCGTCGACCGGCTCCGGGAGGCACCGGACCCGACCCCGTCGGACGTGTTGATGATGATCGACGAGGTGAGCAGGGTGAACGACACCTTCGCGCAATACTTCACACCGGACCAGGTCGCCGCGCTGCAGGCGGCACGTGCGGACGGCGAGACCACCGCCGCGCAGTGGCCGGACGTCATCGCCGGCATCCGGGCCGAGATGGCGGCGGGCACCGACCCAGCGGACCCGCGCGTGCAGGCGCTCGCCGCGCGCTGGGCGGAGCTGCTGGCCGGGTTCCACCGCGGCGAGCCGGAGCTGCGCGAGCAGCTGTTCCGGATGCGGGCGGAGAACGCCACCGAGGTGGTCGCGGCCGGCGGGCCCGACCAGGCGATGATCGACTACGTCGAGCGGGCCCGGGGCTCCGGCCGACCCACTCTCGACAGATCGTAG
- a CDS encoding TIGR03086 family metal-binding protein: MPIVFELHHRSVAAVRAVTDRIVPADLDRPTPCAGWDLRALLEHMTGQDHGFAAAVTAAQHGSDTDAAAFGPRPLSPSPAADVAGSLATVTTTVAAAEGLDRPVLLPEFGSRVPLPTLVSMHLVDTLVHGWDVATALGAADAYSAGLDDDLVGRALSIAEQVPTERDDPGLPFGPVHAGAGATGPWSRTLALLGRDPGRPVPS, from the coding sequence ATGCCTATAGTCTTCGAGCTGCACCACCGGTCGGTGGCCGCCGTCCGAGCGGTCACCGACCGGATCGTCCCGGCCGATCTCGATCGGCCCACCCCGTGCGCGGGATGGGACCTGCGGGCCCTGCTCGAACACATGACGGGCCAGGACCACGGCTTCGCGGCCGCCGTCACCGCGGCGCAGCACGGCAGCGACACCGACGCCGCCGCGTTCGGGCCACGCCCGCTCAGCCCGTCACCGGCCGCGGACGTGGCCGGGTCGCTGGCCACGGTGACGACCACCGTCGCCGCGGCCGAGGGGCTGGACCGGCCCGTGCTGCTGCCCGAGTTCGGATCCCGGGTCCCGCTGCCGACCCTGGTGTCGATGCACCTGGTGGACACGCTGGTCCACGGCTGGGACGTCGCGACGGCGCTCGGCGCGGCCGACGCCTACTCCGCCGGTCTCGACGACGACCTCGTCGGGCGGGCCCTCTCGATCGCCGAACAGGTTCCCACCGAGCGCGACGATCCGGGGCTCCCGTTCGGGCCGGTGCACGCCGGCGCCGGGGCCACCGGCCCGTGGTCGCGCACCCTGGCCCTGCTCGGTCGCGATCCCGGCCGGCCGGTTCCGTCCTGA
- a CDS encoding RraA family protein: protein MTDLLDRLRALQVSSLCDADKSLPVVDPAIRALLTDTALTGPAVTVTCVDDHLPMFAALRAAAPGSVLVVAGAGGTRAVSGELFATEAHRRGLAGIVVDGLVRDLRGLRAIGLPVFARGTCPASGSVRDAGTIDEPVSFGGIVVSPGDVVRGDDDGLLIAPPARFAEIVDTAEAIEAAETALVAAMRDGADLHSLTTVDEHVAALRRGEPSALGFRV from the coding sequence ATGACCGATCTCCTGGACCGGCTCCGCGCGCTGCAGGTCTCCTCGCTGTGCGACGCCGACAAGTCACTGCCGGTGGTGGACCCGGCCATCCGCGCCCTGCTGACCGACACCGCGCTGACCGGCCCGGCCGTGACCGTGACCTGCGTCGACGACCATCTCCCGATGTTCGCCGCGCTGCGGGCCGCGGCACCCGGGTCGGTGCTCGTGGTCGCCGGGGCGGGCGGGACCCGGGCCGTGTCCGGCGAGCTGTTCGCGACCGAGGCGCACCGCAGGGGGCTGGCCGGCATCGTCGTCGACGGGCTGGTCCGCGACCTGCGGGGCCTGCGTGCGATCGGCCTGCCGGTGTTCGCCCGCGGCACCTGCCCGGCGTCGGGATCGGTCCGCGACGCCGGCACGATCGACGAACCGGTCTCGTTCGGCGGGATCGTGGTGAGCCCCGGCGACGTCGTCCGTGGCGACGACGACGGCCTGCTCATCGCACCGCCGGCCCGGTTCGCCGAGATCGTGGACACCGCGGAGGCGATCGAGGCCGCCGAGACGGCGCTGGTCGCCGCGATGCGGGACGGCGCCGATCTGCACTCGCTGACCACGGTCGACGAGCACGTCGCCGCGCTGCGCCGCGGCGAGCCGTCCGCGCTGGGCTTCCGGGTCTGA
- a CDS encoding HAD-IIA family hydrolase: MDGVLVREGSIVPGADALLSRLRDKGVPFLVLTNNSIHTARDLRYRLQATGLDVPEESIWTSALATAAFLDEQRPRGSAYVIGEAGLTTALHDVGYVITDRNPDYVVLGETRTYSFSSIATAMRLVEKGSRFVATNPDATGPSPEGILPATGSVAAMISKATGVEPYFVGKPNPLMMRAALNRLGAHSESTVMIGDRMDTDILAGLEAGMRTVLVLTGITRESEIDRFPFRPTRVVPSVADLVQDV, from the coding sequence ATGGACGGCGTCCTCGTCCGCGAGGGGAGCATCGTCCCCGGTGCGGACGCGTTGCTGTCCCGGTTGCGGGACAAGGGTGTTCCGTTCCTGGTCCTGACCAACAACAGCATCCACACCGCGCGTGACCTGCGGTACCGGCTGCAGGCGACCGGGCTGGACGTGCCCGAGGAGTCGATCTGGACCTCGGCGCTGGCGACGGCGGCGTTCCTGGACGAGCAGCGGCCGCGGGGCAGCGCCTACGTCATCGGTGAGGCCGGGCTGACCACCGCGCTGCACGACGTCGGCTACGTCATCACCGACCGCAACCCCGACTACGTGGTGCTCGGCGAGACCCGCACCTACTCGTTCTCCTCGATCGCCACCGCGATGCGGCTGGTCGAGAAGGGCTCGCGGTTCGTCGCCACCAACCCGGACGCGACCGGCCCGTCCCCGGAGGGCATCCTGCCGGCGACCGGTTCGGTGGCCGCGATGATCTCGAAGGCGACCGGGGTCGAGCCCTACTTCGTGGGCAAGCCGAACCCGCTGATGATGCGGGCGGCGCTGAACCGGCTGGGTGCGCACTCCGAGTCCACCGTGATGATCGGGGACCGGATGGACACCGACATCCTCGCCGGGCTGGAGGCCGGGATGCGCACCGTCCTGGTGCTGACCGGGATCACCCGGGAGTCGGAGATCGACCGCTTCCCGTTCCGCCCGACCCGGGTGGTGCCCTCGGTCGCCGATCTCGTCCAGGACGTCTGA
- a CDS encoding Fpg/Nei family DNA glycosylase codes for MPEGHTLHRLANLHRRLFARRPVRVSSPQGRFAGSAALLDGEVLTTSEAHGKHLFHRYGADRVVHVHLGLYGTFVERELPAPEPVGQLRMRLVGETHFADLRGPTACELLTGAEARAIRARLGPDPLRRDGDPDRVWQRISRSRSPLATLLMDQAVIAGVGNVYRAELLFRHGLDPRLPGRALDRETWDAMWADLVVLMRDGVRRNRIDTVRPEHDPRRRGERGRVDRHGGEVYVYRRAGMACLVCGTEVRHATHAARNLFWCPTCQPARGGPEG; via the coding sequence ATGCCCGAGGGGCACACGCTGCACCGGCTGGCGAACCTGCACCGGCGGCTGTTCGCGCGCCGCCCGGTCCGGGTCTCCAGCCCGCAGGGCCGGTTCGCCGGGTCGGCCGCGCTGCTCGACGGCGAGGTGCTGACGACGTCCGAGGCGCACGGCAAGCACCTGTTCCACCGCTACGGCGCCGACCGGGTGGTGCACGTCCATCTCGGGCTGTACGGCACGTTCGTCGAACGGGAGCTGCCGGCTCCGGAACCGGTCGGGCAGCTGCGGATGCGCCTGGTCGGCGAGACCCACTTCGCCGACCTGCGCGGCCCGACCGCCTGCGAGCTGCTCACCGGGGCCGAGGCACGGGCGATCCGGGCCCGGCTCGGCCCCGACCCGCTGCGCCGCGACGGCGATCCCGACCGGGTGTGGCAGCGCATCTCGCGCTCGCGCAGCCCGCTGGCCACGCTGCTCATGGACCAGGCGGTCATCGCCGGCGTCGGGAACGTCTACCGGGCCGAGCTGCTGTTCCGGCACGGCCTCGACCCCCGGCTCCCCGGCCGGGCGCTGGACCGGGAGACCTGGGACGCGATGTGGGCCGATCTCGTCGTGCTGATGCGGGACGGCGTGCGGCGCAACCGGATCGACACCGTGCGGCCCGAGCACGACCCGCGCCGCCGCGGCGAGCGCGGCCGCGTCGACCGGCACGGCGGTGAGGTCTACGTCTACCGGCGCGCCGGGATGGCCTGCCTGGTGTGCGGCACGGAGGTCCGGCACGCCACGCACGCGGCACGCAACCTGTTCTGGTGCCCGACCTGCCAACCGGCCCGCGGCGGTCCCGAGGGCTAG
- a CDS encoding ribose-5-phosphate isomerase: MRVYLGSDHAGFEVKGKLVEYLTGQGIETVDVGAPTYDALDDYPAWCIETARRVVADPDGLGIVLGGSGNGEQIAANKVQGIRAALAWNPATATLAREHNDAQIIGVGARQHSFEDLVAIVDAFLATPFSGDERHQRRIDQMLDYERTGEYQLPS; the protein is encoded by the coding sequence GTGCGCGTCTACCTGGGCAGTGACCACGCCGGTTTCGAGGTCAAGGGCAAGCTCGTCGAGTACCTGACCGGGCAGGGGATCGAGACCGTCGACGTGGGCGCCCCCACGTACGACGCGCTCGACGACTACCCGGCCTGGTGCATCGAGACGGCCCGCCGGGTCGTCGCGGACCCCGACGGGCTCGGCATCGTGCTCGGCGGCTCCGGCAACGGCGAGCAGATCGCCGCGAACAAGGTGCAGGGCATCCGGGCCGCGCTGGCCTGGAACCCCGCCACCGCGACCCTGGCCCGCGAGCACAACGACGCCCAGATCATCGGCGTCGGCGCCCGCCAGCACTCGTTCGAGGACTTGGTGGCGATCGTCGACGCGTTCCTCGCCACCCCGTTCTCCGGCGACGAGCGGCACCAGCGGCGGATCGACCAGATGCTCGACTACGAGCGGACCGGCGAGTACCAGCTGCCGTCGTGA
- a CDS encoding DUF429 domain-containing protein: MRIGGVDSGPRGWVVCLLSGTGRARDVTWAVVPDAPGVLAATGGCDAVGVDIPLVLPTGPARRPAETLASARLGGARSSLFPTPPPAVLDAGSYPDACAAAQRVTGRRISVQTWNIVPKIRQFQQVTLPAGVVEAHPELSFRTLAPAVAFASKKTARGAGQRIAALSGWADPAALLGDLPTGTRIDDALDALVCAWTAERVARGTAEYLGPGRDDRGRSTAIAV; this comes from the coding sequence ATGCGGATCGGTGGGGTCGACTCCGGTCCCCGGGGCTGGGTGGTGTGCCTGCTCTCCGGGACCGGCCGGGCACGGGACGTGACCTGGGCGGTGGTCCCGGACGCGCCGGGCGTCCTGGCCGCGACCGGTGGGTGCGACGCCGTCGGGGTCGACATCCCGCTGGTCCTGCCCACCGGCCCGGCGCGCCGCCCGGCCGAGACGCTCGCGTCGGCCCGGCTGGGCGGGGCGCGCTCGTCGCTGTTCCCGACCCCGCCGCCCGCCGTGCTGGACGCGGGCTCCTATCCCGACGCCTGCGCGGCCGCACAGCGGGTCACCGGCCGCAGGATCAGCGTGCAGACCTGGAACATCGTGCCGAAGATCCGCCAGTTCCAGCAGGTCACGCTGCCGGCCGGGGTCGTCGAGGCGCATCCCGAGCTGAGCTTCCGCACGCTCGCGCCGGCCGTGGCGTTCGCGTCGAAGAAGACCGCACGCGGCGCGGGGCAACGGATCGCGGCGCTGTCGGGGTGGGCCGATCCGGCGGCGTTGCTGGGCGACCTGCCCACCGGCACCCGGATCGACGACGCGCTGGACGCGCTCGTCTGCGCCTGGACCGCGGAGCGGGTGGCCCGCGGGACGGCGGAGTACCTGGGCCCCGGCCGCGACGACCGCGGGCGTTCCACCGCGATCGCGGTCTGA
- a CDS encoding MBL fold metallo-hydrolase: protein MTDGHWTEVGPGVLARRHTELDLTTGLVLGRDRALVIDTRGDDAQGAELAAAVRAVTGLPLLVAITHAHFDHCFGTSAFPGVPVHAQAGCAAALTVTAAAQRAEWVRHYRSTGDDRTAAALAATVPVLPDRPVCPRPGDVHRLDLGGRTVELVYPGPAHTGHDLAVHVPDAGVLFAGDLLENGAPPSAGPDAHPLRWPDALALLLTRAARTCVPGHGDPMTLGGAVAQHTLLTARARRYADVTWADRCRRYVPVPATTDEQAAGDGRG, encoded by the coding sequence GTGACGGACGGCCACTGGACCGAGGTCGGCCCCGGCGTGCTCGCCCGCCGGCACACCGAGCTGGACCTCACCACCGGGCTGGTGCTCGGGCGGGACCGGGCCCTGGTGATCGACACCCGCGGCGACGACGCCCAGGGCGCCGAGCTGGCGGCGGCGGTGCGCGCGGTGACCGGTCTGCCGCTGCTCGTCGCGATCACCCACGCCCACTTCGACCACTGCTTCGGGACGTCGGCGTTCCCCGGCGTGCCCGTGCACGCCCAGGCCGGGTGCGCCGCCGCGCTCACGGTCACCGCGGCGGCCCAGCGCGCGGAGTGGGTGCGCCACTACCGGAGCACCGGCGACGACCGCACCGCGGCCGCGCTCGCCGCGACCGTGCCGGTGCTCCCCGACCGTCCGGTCTGCCCGCGGCCCGGCGACGTCCACCGGCTCGACCTGGGCGGGCGCACCGTCGAGCTGGTGTACCCGGGACCGGCGCACACCGGGCACGATCTCGCCGTGCACGTGCCCGACGCGGGCGTGCTGTTCGCCGGGGACCTGCTGGAGAACGGCGCGCCACCCTCGGCCGGGCCGGACGCCCACCCGCTGCGCTGGCCGGACGCGCTCGCCCTGCTGCTCACCCGCGCCGCCCGGACCTGCGTGCCCGGCCACGGCGACCCGATGACCCTGGGCGGGGCCGTGGCCCAGCACACCCTGCTGACCGCCCGGGCCCGGCGATACGCGGATGTCACGTGGGCGGACCGTTGCAGGAGGTACGTTCCGGTACCGGCGACGACCGACGAGCAGGCGGCGGGAGACGGACGGGGGTAG
- a CDS encoding S9 family peptidase: MEALHTPARAAGTRPGSTPGPAAAAGHLHPAVSPDGTRIAWISDRPGRPRVHVAPMPGHGPVDLATARVLDGTGTAGGPHPDVTALAWAPDGGRIAVQIAPSGGERTRVLLLDPDGGTPQEIAPAATAVTLGAWAPGGRRLGVTVHTASGDPCSDDHGDGTAFLVDVLDGTSVLLGTGQSAVVQAVSADGRRVVLRTGRRGERALDLVDLWTGARERLVGGSGGALTAGAQFGSTPGTLWVHTDADRERTALLAVTLGQTDEQRASPARPVAVRPGADLEVLALDRSGTRAALVWNVGGRSELEIADLRGGRPQRLLAPCDVVTGVVFGRDGAELLVAGHGPGLPPHVVRLPVDGGRPVALLGGEPVTPVPPRPEQVRFPAEDGLRLAGWLHRPAAPCGAGMVWLHGGPESEERPGWAPLLHELVAAGVTVLTPNVRGSSGRGRAFARLDDGGLRPGSVTDVRAATRLLAGVPDVDPRRIVVGGRSYGGYLTLAALTRFPELFAGGVDVCGISDFLAFYADTEPWIAGPALTEYGDPRTDAASMRAMSPLHAVDEITAPLLLVHGEQDTNVPLGQALAVHGALTRRGAPVEFLRLADEGHEVFDRHTRAAATGRIVRWVAEVTGR; encoded by the coding sequence ATGGAGGCCCTGCACACACCCGCACGAGCGGCCGGGACACGTCCGGGGAGCACCCCGGGACCGGCGGCCGCGGCCGGGCACCTGCACCCGGCCGTCTCGCCGGACGGGACCCGGATCGCCTGGATCTCCGACCGGCCCGGACGGCCCCGGGTGCACGTCGCGCCGATGCCCGGTCACGGGCCGGTCGACCTCGCGACGGCCCGGGTGCTCGACGGCACCGGCACCGCGGGCGGCCCGCACCCGGACGTCACCGCGCTCGCCTGGGCCCCGGACGGTGGCCGGATCGCCGTCCAGATCGCCCCGTCCGGCGGCGAACGCACCCGGGTGCTGCTGCTCGATCCGGACGGCGGCACCCCGCAGGAGATCGCCCCGGCGGCCACCGCCGTGACCCTGGGCGCCTGGGCACCCGGCGGGCGCCGGCTGGGCGTCACCGTCCACACCGCGTCCGGCGACCCGTGCTCCGACGACCACGGGGACGGCACGGCGTTCCTCGTCGACGTCCTGGACGGGACATCGGTCCTGCTCGGGACCGGGCAGTCGGCCGTGGTGCAGGCGGTCTCGGCGGACGGCCGCCGGGTCGTGCTGCGGACCGGGCGCCGCGGCGAACGCGCGCTCGACCTGGTCGACCTGTGGACCGGGGCCCGGGAGCGGCTCGTCGGCGGCTCCGGCGGCGCGCTCACCGCGGGCGCACAGTTCGGCAGCACGCCGGGCACCCTGTGGGTGCACACCGACGCCGACCGCGAGCGCACCGCGCTGCTCGCGGTGACCCTCGGCCAGACCGACGAGCAGCGGGCGTCCCCCGCCCGGCCGGTCGCCGTGCGGCCCGGTGCCGATCTCGAGGTCCTCGCCCTCGACCGGTCCGGCACCCGCGCGGCGCTGGTCTGGAACGTGGGCGGGCGCAGCGAGCTGGAGATCGCCGACCTGCGCGGCGGACGGCCGCAGCGGCTGCTCGCGCCGTGCGACGTCGTCACCGGGGTGGTGTTCGGCCGGGACGGTGCGGAGCTGCTGGTCGCCGGGCACGGTCCCGGGCTGCCCCCGCACGTCGTGCGCCTGCCGGTCGACGGGGGCCGGCCGGTCGCGCTGCTCGGCGGGGAACCGGTCACCCCGGTGCCGCCGCGACCGGAGCAGGTGCGCTTCCCGGCCGAGGACGGCCTGCGGCTGGCCGGCTGGCTGCACCGGCCGGCGGCCCCGTGCGGGGCCGGGATGGTCTGGCTGCACGGCGGGCCGGAGTCCGAGGAGCGGCCCGGCTGGGCGCCGCTGCTGCACGAGCTGGTGGCGGCCGGGGTCACCGTCCTGACCCCGAACGTGCGCGGCTCGTCGGGCCGGGGGCGGGCGTTCGCCCGGCTGGACGACGGCGGGCTGCGCCCGGGATCGGTGACCGACGTGCGGGCCGCGACCCGGCTGCTCGCGGGGGTCCCGGACGTGGACCCGCGGCGGATCGTGGTCGGCGGGCGCTCCTACGGCGGCTACCTCACCCTCGCCGCGCTCACCCGGTTCCCGGAGCTGTTCGCCGGCGGGGTCGACGTGTGCGGCATCTCGGACTTCCTCGCGTTCTACGCCGACACCGAGCCGTGGATCGCCGGGCCGGCGCTCACCGAGTACGGCGACCCCCGCACCGACGCCGCCTCGATGCGGGCGATGTCCCCGCTGCACGCGGTGGACGAGATCACGGCGCCGCTGCTGCTCGTGCACGGCGAGCAGGACACCAACGTGCCGCTCGGCCAGGCGCTGGCGGTGCACGGGGCGCTGACCCGCCGCGGCGCACCGGTGGAGTTCCTGCGGCTGGCCGACGAGGGCCACGAGGTGTTCGACCGGCACACCCGGGCGGCCGCGACCGGCCGGATCGTCCGGTGGGTCGCCGAGGTGACCGGGCGGTGA
- a CDS encoding alpha/beta hydrolase yields the protein MTGRERVPRPRWAVYLRTALGAVAVAVPVWTAVRWWAVLAAGHPAYPLLLLAVAAVGAVLLARRRRPVRTGRVRGAGRVTGALLLVALVAVAVWLRPYPADAVDTGPVDVVHRADAWELRPRGPASGVGVVFHPGALVDPRAYLPLLAPLAEQGAVVVVPAPPLGLALTGPGATARAVAALPGTRTWVVGGHSMGGVAAARAVDVPGVRGLLLWASYPAGDLSGAPVAALSVSGSRDGLATPDTIAASRSLLPARTRFVEVAGGVHAYFGDYGAQSGDGVPGVDRAGAQQEIVAETTAFVRALRPY from the coding sequence GTGACCGGCCGGGAGCGGGTGCCGCGCCCCCGGTGGGCGGTGTACCTGCGCACCGCGCTCGGTGCCGTCGCGGTCGCCGTCCCGGTGTGGACGGCGGTCCGCTGGTGGGCGGTGCTCGCCGCCGGGCATCCCGCCTACCCGCTGCTGCTGCTCGCCGTCGCCGCCGTCGGTGCGGTGCTGCTCGCCCGGCGCCGGCGGCCGGTGCGGACGGGACGCGTGCGCGGGGCCGGACGGGTCACGGGGGCGCTGCTGCTGGTGGCGCTGGTCGCGGTGGCGGTGTGGCTGCGCCCGTACCCGGCCGACGCCGTCGACACCGGCCCGGTCGACGTCGTCCACCGGGCCGACGCCTGGGAGCTGCGCCCGCGCGGACCGGCCAGCGGGGTCGGCGTCGTCTTCCATCCCGGTGCGCTGGTCGATCCGCGGGCCTACCTGCCGTTGCTCGCTCCGCTGGCCGAGCAGGGTGCGGTCGTCGTCGTGCCGGCACCGCCGCTGGGGCTGGCGCTGACCGGCCCCGGAGCCACGGCCAGGGCCGTGGCCGCGCTGCCCGGGACCAGGACGTGGGTCGTCGGCGGGCACTCGATGGGCGGGGTCGCCGCGGCCCGGGCCGTCGACGTGCCCGGCGTGCGCGGGCTCCTGCTGTGGGCGTCCTACCCGGCCGGCGACCTGTCCGGCGCGCCGGTCGCCGCACTGTCGGTGTCCGGCTCGCGGGACGGGCTGGCGACGCCGGACACGATCGCCGCGTCCCGGTCACTGCTCCCGGCCCGGACCCGGTTCGTCGAGGTCGCGGGTGGGGTGCACGCCTACTTCGGCGACTACGGCGCGCAGTCCGGGGACGGTGTGCCGGGCGTCGACCGGGCCGGGGCGCAACAGGAGATCGTCGCGGAGACGACCGCGTTCGTCCGGGCGCTCAGGCCGTACTGA